Proteins from a single region of Butyrivibrio fibrisolvens:
- a CDS encoding CYTH domain-containing protein — protein MGMEIEKKYTVKNLPDDLGKYEYHLIEQGYLNVHPAIRVRQEDDHYYMTYKGAAGVVAKEEYNMELDEASYKHMLKKADGNIITKKRYLVPINEDAFTKEYLEMHADDARALEDGKIKIELDVFEGFFEGLIIAEVEFPSLEASDNYHPASWFEKEVTGQKEYSNAQLTTLDKFVVEKT, from the coding sequence ATGGGTATGGAAATTGAAAAAAAGTATACAGTAAAAAACTTACCGGATGATCTTGGAAAATATGAGTATCATCTTATTGAACAGGGATATCTTAATGTACATCCTGCTATAAGGGTAAGGCAGGAAGATGATCATTATTATATGACCTATAAGGGGGCAGCCGGAGTAGTTGCCAAAGAAGAATACAATATGGAGCTTGATGAAGCTTCTTATAAGCATATGCTTAAGAAGGCGGATGGTAATATCATCACCAAAAAAAGATATCTTGTTCCTATTAATGAAGATGCCTTTACTAAAGAGTATCTTGAAATGCATGCTGATGATGCCAGGGCTCTTGAAGATGGAAAGATAAAGATAGAGCTTGACGTATTTGAAGGATTTTTTGAGGGTCTTATCATAGCAGAAGTTGAATTTCCGTCTCTTGAAGCTTCGGACAATTATCATCCTGCATCCTGGTTTGAAAAAGAGGTCACAGGGCAGAAAGAATACAGCAATGCTCAGCTTACAACACTTGATAAATTTGTTGTGGAAAAAACTTGA
- the malQ gene encoding 4-alpha-glucanotransferase, translated as MSKETVKVRRSGVLLPVSSIPSPYGIGTFGKEAKKFIDFLSKAGQSYWQILPLGPTSYGDSPYQSFSTFAGNPYFIDIDTLIEKGFLTKEDIKGFDFGKDASKVDYEKLYKGRFKVLEKAYRNSGLSAKSSKNADPSYVKQFAAFIKKNAWWLDDYALFMALKNVHDGQSFSKWPDNERLRDKATLEKCMDKYDDEINFYRFLQFEFAIQWADVKEYAHECDVEIIGDIPIYVAYDSADTWANPELFQFDKDNVPLGVAGCPPDSFSATGQLWGNPLYNWPYHKKTGYEWWMKRISHCFELYDVVRIDHFRGFDEYYSIPYGDPTAEFGHWEKGPGYDLFKTMKDKFGDSLRVIAEDLGFLTPSVLKLVQRTGFPGMKVLQFAFDSREESDYLPHNYPHNCIVYTGTHDNETTRGWFETCNSKDRAFAKKYLDIHTRKDIAWIFIRSAMASVADTCIIPMQDYLNLDDSARINIPSTLGGNWEWRMDEKACTGELAKRMYDMTKLYGRI; from the coding sequence ATGTCTAAAGAGACTGTTAAAGTAAGAAGAAGCGGAGTGCTGCTTCCGGTTTCAAGTATTCCTTCACCATACGGTATTGGTACCTTTGGAAAAGAAGCTAAAAAGTTTATTGATTTTCTGAGCAAAGCCGGTCAGAGCTACTGGCAGATTCTTCCGCTTGGTCCTACAAGCTATGGAGATTCACCATACCAGTCTTTTTCTACATTTGCAGGAAATCCATATTTTATTGATATAGATACTCTTATAGAAAAAGGATTCCTGACCAAAGAAGACATCAAAGGGTTTGATTTTGGTAAAGATGCTTCTAAAGTTGATTATGAGAAGTTATATAAAGGACGCTTTAAGGTTCTTGAGAAGGCATATAGAAACAGCGGCCTTTCAGCAAAGAGTTCAAAGAACGCAGATCCTTCATATGTAAAGCAGTTCGCAGCATTCATTAAAAAGAATGCATGGTGGCTTGATGATTATGCTCTTTTCATGGCACTCAAAAATGTTCATGATGGTCAGAGCTTTAGCAAGTGGCCTGATAATGAGCGCTTAAGAGATAAGGCTACTTTAGAAAAGTGCATGGATAAATATGACGATGAGATAAATTTCTATCGTTTCCTTCAGTTTGAGTTTGCTATTCAGTGGGCAGATGTTAAGGAATATGCTCATGAATGCGATGTTGAGATAATAGGAGATATCCCGATCTACGTTGCATATGACAGTGCAGATACTTGGGCTAATCCGGAACTCTTCCAGTTTGATAAGGACAATGTTCCGCTTGGAGTTGCAGGATGTCCTCCGGATTCTTTCAGCGCAACAGGACAGCTTTGGGGTAATCCTCTTTACAACTGGCCTTACCACAAGAAGACAGGCTATGAGTGGTGGATGAAGAGAATCAGTCACTGCTTTGAGCTGTATGATGTAGTTAGAATCGACCACTTCAGAGGCTTTGATGAATACTATTCAATTCCTTACGGAGATCCTACAGCTGAGTTCGGACATTGGGAGAAGGGACCCGGATACGATCTTTTCAAGACTATGAAAGACAAATTCGGTGACAGTTTAAGAGTTATCGCAGAGGATCTTGGATTCCTTACACCATCAGTACTTAAGCTTGTTCAGAGAACAGGCTTCCCTGGAATGAAGGTACTTCAGTTTGCATTTGATTCTAGAGAGGAAAGTGATTACCTTCCTCACAACTATCCTCATAACTGTATCGTTTATACAGGAACTCATGATAATGAGACAACAAGAGGCTGGTTTGAAACATGCAATTCCAAGGACAGAGCTTTTGCCAAGAAGTATCTTGATATTCATACAAGAAAAGACATTGCATGGATATTCATAAGAAGTGCAATGGCATCAGTTGCTGATACATGTATCATTCCTATGCAGGATTATCTGAACCTTGATGACAGTGCAAGGATCAATATCCCTTCAACACTTGGCGGTAACTGGGAGTGGAGAATGGATGAAAAGGCATGCACAGGGGAACTTGCAAAGCGCATGTATGATATGACAAAGCTTTATGGAAGAATCTGA
- a CDS encoding carbohydrate kinase family protein encodes MSKIVIAGITQFETVIKVDKIPFDVEKQLHDAPVHVGGGGDSMNEAFALTTLGDTVYFMSVVGQDQNVEVFNPPDFKVHINTDYILPVIKATPSEIIFFDDDQHQLIFQDLKDVREAKYDMSMVRPIMAEADCLLVSNANFCRPFVHYALSAGKKIALNMRAYSKEKEKYNLDFLQNSDIIYLSDDNVEGDPYEFIDDFARRFDPEIIILGQGKTGLILYDRDCHIKLHYNSVKTNEVVNSLGAGNALISAFIHYYLETKDSVNAIKNGLLYASYKTGFMRTCEGFLTPEQVEQWRDLIWKTQSITDIYGIDIPEN; translated from the coding sequence ATGAGTAAAATTGTCATAGCAGGTATAACTCAGTTTGAAACAGTCATTAAGGTGGACAAAATTCCATTTGATGTTGAAAAACAGCTGCATGATGCGCCGGTTCATGTTGGAGGTGGCGGAGATTCTATGAATGAAGCCTTTGCTCTTACTACACTTGGCGATACAGTTTATTTTATGTCTGTTGTCGGGCAGGATCAGAATGTAGAAGTATTTAATCCGCCTGATTTCAAAGTCCATATTAATACTGATTATATACTCCCTGTTATAAAAGCCACTCCTTCCGAGATCATATTCTTTGATGATGATCAGCATCAGCTTATTTTCCAGGATCTGAAAGATGTCAGAGAAGCTAAGTATGACATGTCCATGGTCAGACCGATCATGGCAGAAGCTGATTGTCTTCTTGTTTCTAATGCGAATTTCTGTAGACCATTTGTTCATTATGCTCTTTCTGCCGGCAAGAAGATTGCGCTTAATATGCGCGCTTATTCTAAGGAAAAAGAGAAGTATAATCTGGACTTTTTGCAAAACTCTGACATTATCTATTTAAGTGATGATAACGTAGAAGGCGATCCATATGAATTTATCGATGATTTTGCAAGACGTTTTGATCCTGAGATAATCATTCTTGGTCAGGGCAAGACCGGCCTTATTCTTTATGACAGGGATTGTCACATTAAGCTTCATTATAATTCAGTCAAGACAAACGAAGTTGTCAATTCACTTGGTGCAGGTAATGCACTCATTTCTGCTTTTATTCACTACTACCTTGAAACTAAAGACAGTGTTAATGCTATAAAGAACGGACTTTTATATGCATCCTATAAGACAGGATTTATGAGAACCTGTGAAGGCTTCCTTACTCCGGAACAGGTTGAGCAGTGGCGTGATCTTATATGGAAAACGCAGTCTATTACTGATATTTATGGCATTGATATCCCCGAAAACTGA
- a CDS encoding TetR/AcrR family transcriptional regulator, with protein sequence MDDKFFDLKKEKQDRILNGALKIFALNGYKNGSTDVIVKEAGISKGLLFHYFGTKQELYRFLHDYSIRFLQLEIRSNVSATETDYFTIWRQILASEESIMEQYPYMIAFLESAETETDPDTFDPEEGRKKCRDVYAAATGNADLVHINPDVDIKAIEDMLHFTRNNVQRRLMFKEMMDAGIYVQQVSHYFEMMAKLTYI encoded by the coding sequence ATGGACGATAAGTTTTTTGACCTGAAAAAAGAGAAACAGGACAGAATACTAAATGGGGCACTTAAGATATTTGCTTTGAATGGTTATAAGAATGGGAGTACAGATGTAATAGTAAAGGAAGCAGGAATAAGCAAAGGACTTCTTTTCCACTATTTTGGTACTAAGCAGGAATTATACCGCTTTCTTCATGATTATAGTATTCGTTTTCTGCAGCTCGAAATAAGGAGTAATGTATCTGCAACGGAGACTGATTATTTTACGATCTGGCGCCAGATCCTTGCTTCCGAGGAATCTATCATGGAACAGTATCCATATATGATAGCCTTTTTGGAATCTGCAGAGACAGAAACAGATCCTGATACGTTTGATCCGGAAGAAGGCAGAAAGAAATGTCGTGATGTATATGCTGCTGCGACAGGGAATGCAGATCTTGTACATATTAATCCGGATGTAGATATTAAAGCCATAGAGGATATGCTTCATTTTACAAGGAACAATGTCCAGAGAAGACTAATGTTCAAAGAAATGATGGATGCCGGAATATATGTTCAGCAGGTATCTCATTATTTTGAGATGATGGCTAAACTTACATACATTTAA
- a CDS encoding DUF2225 domain-containing protein — translation MSLLSGLEKFGLGNLKSEKIFDKEETKVEEEPKEKPKTVSVGQELPEEKTLVFEKKYDCPVCETSFTSLTVRTGKVHVKEQEIDLHPIYDLMDEIKYDIVACPSCGYAALARYFESITKRQKDAVREKICMNYKPIKNKYEIYTYDDALERYQLALANAIVKDAKASEKAYLCLRYAWLIRQMLRDPVTMALPHYSEERQKEMQGEEKELLKNALDGFVTAKQSESFPIAGMNTITLDYLLAALYMENEEYSQSLKLIGEILVSRSASNHTKEKARDLKDMIEEKQKG, via the coding sequence ATGTCATTACTTTCAGGACTTGAGAAATTTGGTCTAGGTAACCTTAAGAGTGAGAAGATCTTCGACAAAGAAGAAACCAAGGTCGAGGAAGAACCAAAAGAAAAGCCCAAGACAGTATCTGTTGGTCAGGAGCTTCCTGAGGAAAAAACACTTGTTTTTGAAAAGAAATACGATTGTCCTGTTTGCGAGACAAGCTTTACTTCGCTTACAGTCAGAACCGGTAAGGTTCATGTTAAGGAGCAGGAAATAGATCTTCATCCTATCTATGATCTTATGGATGAGATCAAATATGATATAGTTGCATGCCCATCCTGCGGATATGCAGCCCTTGCCAGATACTTTGAATCTATAACCAAGAGGCAGAAGGATGCTGTCCGTGAAAAGATCTGCATGAACTATAAGCCTATTAAGAACAAATATGAAATTTATACTTATGATGATGCTCTTGAGCGTTATCAGCTTGCTCTTGCCAATGCTATCGTTAAGGACGCCAAAGCATCAGAGAAGGCATATCTGTGCCTTAGGTATGCATGGCTTATAAGACAGATGCTTAGAGATCCTGTAACGATGGCTCTTCCTCATTATAGTGAAGAGCGTCAAAAGGAAATGCAGGGAGAAGAAAAAGAGCTTTTAAAGAATGCTCTTGACGGCTTTGTAACTGCAAAGCAAAGTGAGTCATTCCCTATTGCAGGTATGAATACCATTACACTTGATTATCTTCTTGCAGCTCTTTATATGGAAAATGAAGAATATTCACAGTCTCTTAAACTTATCGGAGAGATTCTTGTGTCCAGATCCGCAAGTAATCATACTAAAGAAAAGGCACGTGACCTTAAGGATATGATCGAAGAAAAGCAGAAGGGATAA
- the guaB gene encoding IMP dehydrogenase codes for MGKIIGEGITFDDVLLVPQYSQVIPNQVQLGTQLTKKIHLNIPMMSAGMDTVTEHDMAIAMARQGGIGIIHKNMSIEQQAEEVDKVKRSENGVITDPFSLSPEHTLADADSLMAKFKISGVPITEGKKLVGIITNRDLKFETDYSRKIKEVMTSENLVTAPAGTTLEEAKKILGQSKKEKLPLVDENFNLVGLITIKDIEKAVKYPLAAKDSQGRLVCGAGVGITANVLDRVQALVDAKVDVVVLDSAHGHSENVLNCLRMIKERFPDLDVIAGNVATAKATRDLIEAGADAVKVGIGPGSICTTRVVAGIGVPQVTAVMECYSVAKEYGVPIIADGGIKFSGDITKAIAAGGSVVMMGSMFAGCDEAPGATELFQGRKYKVYRGMGSIAAMENGSKDRYFQEGAKKLVPEGVEGRVAYKGMLEDTVFQLIGGLRSGMGYCGCNTIKELQENAQFVKITSAALRESHPHDIHITKEAPNYSVDDN; via the coding sequence ATGGGCAAAATTATCGGTGAAGGAATTACTTTTGATGACGTATTACTCGTACCTCAGTACTCTCAGGTCATCCCAAATCAGGTTCAGCTTGGAACACAGCTTACTAAAAAAATCCATCTCAACATCCCTATGATGAGTGCTGGTATGGATACTGTTACAGAACATGATATGGCGATCGCTATGGCTCGTCAGGGTGGTATCGGTATCATCCACAAGAACATGTCAATCGAACAGCAGGCTGAAGAAGTTGATAAGGTTAAAAGATCTGAAAACGGTGTAATTACTGATCCGTTCTCACTTTCTCCGGAACATACACTTGCAGATGCAGATTCACTTATGGCTAAGTTCAAGATCTCAGGTGTTCCGATCACAGAAGGCAAGAAGCTTGTTGGTATCATCACAAACCGTGACCTTAAGTTCGAAACAGATTACAGCCGTAAGATCAAGGAAGTTATGACTTCTGAAAATCTTGTTACAGCTCCGGCTGGAACAACTCTTGAAGAAGCTAAGAAGATTCTTGGACAGTCCAAGAAAGAGAAGCTTCCTCTTGTTGATGAGAACTTCAACCTTGTAGGTCTTATCACTATCAAAGATATTGAGAAAGCAGTTAAGTATCCTCTTGCTGCAAAAGACAGTCAGGGAAGACTTGTATGCGGCGCCGGCGTTGGTATCACAGCTAACGTTCTTGACAGAGTTCAGGCTCTTGTTGACGCTAAAGTTGACGTTGTAGTTCTTGACTCAGCCCATGGTCATTCAGAAAACGTTCTTAACTGTCTTCGCATGATCAAGGAGAGATTCCCTGATCTTGATGTTATCGCAGGTAACGTTGCAACAGCTAAAGCTACAAGAGATCTTATTGAAGCAGGAGCTGATGCAGTTAAGGTTGGTATCGGACCCGGATCTATCTGTACAACACGAGTTGTAGCAGGTATCGGTGTTCCTCAGGTTACTGCAGTTATGGAATGCTATTCAGTAGCAAAAGAGTATGGAGTTCCGATCATCGCTGATGGTGGTATCAAGTTCTCAGGTGATATCACAAAAGCTATCGCAGCAGGTGGTAGCGTAGTAATGATGGGTTCAATGTTTGCAGGATGTGATGAAGCTCCAGGCGCAACAGAACTTTTCCAGGGTCGTAAATATAAGGTTTACAGAGGAATGGGTTCTATCGCAGCTATGGAGAACGGCTCTAAAGACCGTTACTTCCAGGAAGGCGCCAAGAAGCTTGTTCCTGAAGGTGTTGAAGGACGTGTTGCTTACAAGGGAATGCTTGAAGATACAGTATTCCAGCTTATCGGTGGTCTTCGTTCAGGTATGGGCTATTGCGGATGCAATACGATAAAAGAGCTTCAGGAGAATGCTCAGTTTGTTAAGATCACATCTGCAGCACTTCGTGAGAGCCATCCACATGATATTCATATCACCAAGGAAGCTCCTAACTATTCAGTAGATGATAATTGA
- a CDS encoding DUF6106 family protein has product MNELDYVECMVKRKTKPLFVFLKYLCIFLAVICAFGFMLLGFQIIGTIVTLAFTVFFGFMAYLCNLNANIEYEYQYCDREVTVDKILNKNSRKRVGKFETERMEAFGPINSYHLDEYKNKNYQVLDFSDGEVHQPDTRYAFYYDGRQKLIMNPDEKLVAAVYQVAPRKTFKD; this is encoded by the coding sequence ATGAACGAACTTGATTATGTTGAATGTATGGTGAAGAGAAAGACAAAACCTCTTTTTGTATTTCTGAAGTATTTATGCATTTTTCTTGCTGTTATCTGCGCATTTGGCTTTATGCTTTTAGGATTTCAGATCATTGGTACTATCGTTACACTTGCATTTACCGTATTCTTTGGCTTTATGGCTTATCTTTGCAACCTTAACGCTAATATTGAATATGAGTACCAGTACTGCGACAGAGAAGTTACTGTTGATAAGATCCTTAACAAGAACAGTCGTAAGCGTGTAGGTAAGTTTGAAACAGAGCGTATGGAGGCTTTTGGTCCCATCAACTCTTATCATCTTGACGAATATAAGAACAAGAACTATCAGGTTCTCGATTTCTCTGATGGTGAAGTTCACCAGCCTGATACAAGATATGCTTTTTATTATGATGGACGTCAGAAGCTCATCATGAACCCCGATGAAAAGCTGGTTGCTGCTGTATATCAGGTAGCACCTCGTAAGACATTTAAAGACTGA